Proteins encoded together in one uncultured Flavobacterium sp. window:
- a CDS encoding NAD(P)H-dependent oxidoreductase, which translates to MSTLLENLNWRYATKKFDATKKISIEDLNTLKEAVRLAASSYGLQPYKVVIIENPEIREQLKAAAYGQTQVTDASQIFVFANDLNAGAESVDAYIQNISETRGVPADALAGFADMMKGTISNLSQDAKNTWTAKQTYIALGTLLAAAAELKIDATPMEGFNAAAFNEILGFDKLGLNASVIATVGYRHDEDDTQHYKKVRKSHEELFITI; encoded by the coding sequence ATGAGTACATTATTAGAAAATTTAAACTGGAGATACGCAACCAAAAAATTTGATGCAACAAAAAAAATCTCTATTGAAGATTTAAATACATTAAAAGAAGCTGTTAGATTAGCTGCTTCTTCATACGGATTACAACCTTATAAAGTTGTTATCATAGAAAACCCTGAAATTAGAGAGCAATTAAAAGCTGCTGCTTACGGTCAAACTCAAGTTACAGATGCTTCACAAATATTTGTTTTTGCTAACGACTTAAATGCCGGAGCAGAATCTGTAGACGCTTACATTCAAAATATTAGTGAAACAAGAGGTGTTCCCGCTGATGCTTTGGCTGGATTTGCTGACATGATGAAAGGCACAATCTCTAACTTATCGCAAGATGCAAAAAACACCTGGACAGCAAAACAAACTTATATTGCTTTAGGTACATTACTAGCCGCTGCAGCTGAATTAAAAATCGATGCAACTCCAATGGAAGGCTTTAATGCCGCTGCATTCAATGAAATCTTAGGTTTTGACAAATTAGGTTTAAACGCTTCAGTTATTGCTACTGTTGGTTACAGACATGACGAAGACGATACTCAACATTACAAAAAAGTTAGAAAATCTCACGAAGAATTATTTATCACTATATAA
- the glpK gene encoding glycerol kinase GlpK, whose protein sequence is MQDKLILALDQGTTSSRAIVFNHKGETVSISQKPFEQIFPKPGWVEHDPNEIWSSQVSVAAEVIAKVGISGREIAAIGITNQRETTIVWDRETSEPVYNAIVWQDRRTAKYCDELKAQGHTEMIQKKTGLILDAYFSGTKVKWILDNVAGAREKAEQGKLCFGTVDTWLIWKLTRSKLFMTDVSNASRTLLFNINTLDWDDELLALLDIPRAMLPEVKQSSEIYGETSTTLFSTKIPISGVAGDQQAALFGQLCTNSGMVKNTYGTGCFMLMNTGEKPIFSTNNLLTTIAWKINGKTTYALEGSVFVGGAAVQWLRDGAKMIRRSDEIESLASKVPDNGGVYFVPALTGLGAPHWDQYARGAIIGITRGTTNAHIARATLEGIAYQVNDLLKAMEADFGYKGIELRVDGGAAANNLLMQFQSDIFGSTVTRPTILETTALGAAYLAGLAVGYWSSLDDLQEQWSIDKVFSPKMDKAEVNMLVKNWDKAVGRASHWIEE, encoded by the coding sequence ATGCAGGATAAACTAATTTTAGCACTGGATCAGGGAACAACTTCTTCCAGAGCCATTGTTTTCAATCATAAAGGAGAAACAGTTAGTATTTCTCAAAAACCATTCGAACAAATTTTTCCAAAACCAGGATGGGTAGAACATGATCCAAATGAAATCTGGTCTTCTCAAGTGAGTGTAGCTGCTGAGGTAATTGCAAAAGTTGGAATTTCAGGCAGAGAAATAGCCGCAATTGGTATTACCAATCAGCGAGAAACTACGATTGTTTGGGATCGCGAAACAAGCGAACCTGTTTACAACGCAATTGTTTGGCAAGATCGCAGAACAGCAAAATATTGTGACGAACTGAAAGCACAGGGACATACCGAAATGATTCAGAAAAAAACCGGACTTATTCTGGATGCTTATTTTTCGGGAACAAAAGTAAAATGGATTTTAGATAATGTTGCCGGAGCACGCGAAAAAGCCGAACAGGGAAAACTTTGCTTTGGAACTGTAGATACCTGGCTAATATGGAAATTAACCCGAAGTAAATTATTTATGACGGATGTTTCTAATGCCAGCAGAACTTTATTATTTAACATCAACACCTTAGATTGGGACGACGAATTATTAGCATTGCTTGATATTCCGAGAGCTATGTTGCCTGAAGTAAAACAAAGCAGTGAAATTTATGGTGAAACCAGCACTACTCTATTTTCAACAAAAATTCCTATAAGCGGAGTTGCCGGAGATCAGCAAGCAGCACTTTTTGGTCAGTTATGTACAAATTCAGGAATGGTAAAAAACACTTACGGAACGGGTTGTTTTATGTTAATGAATACGGGCGAAAAACCTATTTTTTCAACCAACAATTTACTGACTACAATTGCCTGGAAAATTAACGGCAAAACTACTTATGCTTTAGAAGGCAGTGTTTTTGTTGGAGGTGCCGCCGTACAATGGCTGCGAGATGGAGCAAAAATGATTCGCAGATCTGATGAAATTGAAAGTTTAGCAAGCAAAGTACCAGATAACGGAGGCGTTTATTTTGTTCCCGCCCTAACCGGATTAGGAGCTCCACATTGGGATCAATACGCAAGAGGTGCAATAATAGGAATAACCAGAGGCACAACAAATGCACATATTGCCAGAGCAACTCTGGAAGGAATCGCTTATCAGGTAAATGATTTACTTAAAGCTATGGAGGCTGACTTTGGATATAAAGGAATAGAATTAAGAGTTGACGGAGGCGCTGCCGCTAATAACTTATTAATGCAATTTCAGTCAGATATTTTTGGATCTACAGTTACCAGACCAACAATATTGGAAACAACAGCTTTAGGAGCCGCTTACCTGGCAGGACTTGCCGTAGGTTATTGGTCAAGCTTAGACGATTTACAAGAACAGTGGTCAATAGATAAAGTGTTTTCTCCTAAAATGGACAAAGCAGAAGTAAACATGCTTGTGAAAAATTGGGACAAAGCTGTTGGCCGCGCATCACACTGGATTGAAGAATAA
- a CDS encoding MIP/aquaporin family protein: MTPFIAEILGTMFMILLGNGVVANVVLKDTKGNNSGWIVITTAWAFAVFVGVTIAGPISGAHLNPIVTLGLALIGKFAWNLVPTYVLAQMIGAMSGAFLVWLSHKDHFAITEDEGTKLACFSTSPAIKNNVSNLITEIIATFVLIFTIFYIAGPSLKITADSNAAIGLGTIGALPVAILVWVIGLGLGGTTGYAINPARDLGPRIIHAILPIKGSSNWGYAWIPIIGPIIGSGLAAALYLALN, encoded by the coding sequence ATGACTCCTTTTATAGCAGAGATTTTAGGCACAATGTTCATGATTTTATTAGGAAACGGCGTTGTTGCAAATGTCGTACTTAAAGACACCAAAGGAAATAATTCGGGTTGGATTGTTATCACCACCGCTTGGGCATTTGCGGTTTTTGTGGGTGTAACTATTGCCGGACCAATTAGTGGCGCACATTTAAATCCTATTGTTACGCTTGGTTTGGCACTTATTGGCAAATTTGCCTGGAATTTAGTTCCTACTTATGTTCTGGCCCAAATGATTGGCGCAATGTCGGGGGCTTTTTTAGTCTGGTTATCTCATAAAGATCATTTTGCAATAACAGAAGATGAAGGAACAAAACTTGCCTGTTTCTCTACATCGCCTGCAATCAAAAATAATGTATCAAACTTAATCACTGAGATAATTGCAACTTTCGTTTTAATTTTTACAATCTTTTATATTGCCGGACCAAGTTTAAAAATTACCGCTGATTCTAATGCAGCAATTGGTTTAGGAACCATTGGAGCACTTCCGGTAGCAATACTGGTTTGGGTAATTGGTTTGGGGCTGGGAGGAACCACGGGCTATGCTATAAATCCGGCAAGAGATTTAGGCCCAAGAATTATACACGCTATTTTACCTATAAAAGGAAGCAGTAATTGGGGATATGCCTGGATTCCGATTATAGGACCAATAATTGGATCTGGTTTAGCAGCTGCTTTATACCTGGCACTTAATTAA
- a CDS encoding anthranilate synthase component I family protein encodes MKPFILNTHYKQILADTITPVSIYFKIRDKFPNSLLLESSDYHGNDNSFSYICCNPIATIKIENEIISKTFPDGTTEQIAIDASTNIPEVIQEFSSQFKSEKNDFKFINNGLFGYISYDAVRYFEKVSIAKKDSATLIPDVFYAVYQNIIAINHFKNEAYIFCHSVDGRNNISEIEQLLQSRNIASYKFTKEGEGFSNLTDDEFKHNVALAKKHCFRGDVFQLVLSRRFTQGFKGDEFNVYRALRSINPSPYLFFFDYGDFKIFGSSPEAQIIVKNRKAEIHPIAGTFKRTGNDEHDAVLAKQLSEDKKENSEHVMLVDLARNDLSRNGHDVNVEKYREVQFFSHVIHLVSKVTGHLHEKATTMQVVADTFPAGTLSGAPKHRAMQLIEDYEKTNRNFYGGAIGFMDFNGNFNHAIMIRTFLSKNHQLHCQAGAGIVASSDEESEMQEVYNKLRALNTALEMAEKI; translated from the coding sequence TTGAAACCTTTTATACTCAACACACACTACAAACAAATTCTGGCAGACACGATCACGCCGGTAAGTATTTATTTTAAAATAAGAGACAAATTCCCAAATAGTTTATTACTGGAAAGTAGTGATTATCACGGAAATGACAACAGTTTCTCGTACATTTGCTGCAACCCGATTGCGACGATTAAAATCGAAAACGAAATCATTTCAAAAACTTTTCCTGACGGAACAACCGAGCAAATTGCTATCGATGCTTCAACAAATATTCCGGAAGTAATTCAGGAATTTTCAAGCCAGTTTAAATCAGAGAAAAACGATTTTAAATTCATCAATAATGGTTTATTCGGATACATATCTTATGACGCCGTTCGTTATTTCGAGAAAGTTTCAATTGCCAAAAAAGACAGTGCTACTTTAATTCCGGATGTTTTTTATGCGGTTTACCAAAACATCATTGCAATTAATCACTTCAAAAACGAAGCCTATATTTTCTGTCATAGCGTAGACGGAAGAAACAATATTTCGGAAATTGAGCAATTATTACAATCCAGAAATATTGCATCATACAAATTCACAAAAGAAGGCGAAGGTTTCTCAAACTTAACAGATGATGAATTCAAACACAATGTGGCTTTAGCCAAAAAACATTGTTTCCGTGGAGACGTTTTTCAATTAGTATTATCACGTCGTTTTACACAAGGTTTCAAAGGCGACGAATTCAATGTTTACAGAGCTTTACGCAGTATAAATCCATCACCGTATTTATTCTTTTTTGACTACGGAGATTTCAAAATATTTGGGTCTTCGCCCGAAGCACAAATTATCGTCAAAAACAGAAAAGCCGAAATTCACCCAATCGCCGGAACTTTCAAAAGAACCGGAAATGACGAACACGACGCAGTTTTAGCCAAACAATTATCTGAAGATAAAAAAGAAAACAGCGAACACGTAATGTTAGTCGATTTAGCCAGAAATGATTTAAGCCGAAACGGACATGATGTAAACGTAGAAAAATATAGAGAAGTTCAGTTTTTCTCGCATGTAATTCACTTAGTTTCTAAAGTAACAGGACATTTACACGAAAAAGCTACAACAATGCAAGTCGTTGCTGATACTTTCCCAGCCGGAACTTTGAGCGGAGCACCAAAACACAGAGCCATGCAATTGATTGAAGATTACGAAAAAACAAATCGCAATTTTTATGGAGGAGCAATAGGTTTCATGGATTTTAACGGAAACTTTAATCACGCAATTATGATCAGAACATTTTTAAGTAAAAATCATCAATTACATTGCCAGGCCGGCGCTGGAATCGTAGCAAGCTCAGACGAAGAAAGTGAAATGCAGGAAGTTTATAATAAATTAAGAGCCTTGAATACAGCGCTTGAAATGGCGGAGAAAATATAG
- a CDS encoding YceI family protein: MKNLKTIAIALFVAAASISVNAQTKKIDVKASTIKWVGKKVTGEHSGTVNFKEGAVVFKGKKLTGGSFTVDMTSLTSTDLTGEYQGKLNGHLKADDFFGTEKFPTSKLVFKTIGAKATDVYTVTADLTIKGITKPVTFDITVKGNTATTAFKVDRTKYDIKYGSGSFFEGLGDKTINDEFELTVALKF; encoded by the coding sequence ATGAAAAATTTAAAAACAATTGCAATAGCATTATTCGTAGCAGCAGCTAGTATATCAGTAAATGCTCAAACTAAAAAAATCGACGTAAAAGCAAGTACTATCAAATGGGTAGGTAAAAAAGTAACTGGAGAGCACTCTGGAACTGTAAACTTCAAAGAAGGAGCTGTAGTTTTCAAAGGAAAAAAATTAACTGGTGGTTCTTTCACTGTTGATATGACTTCATTAACTTCTACTGATTTAACTGGAGAATACCAAGGAAAATTGAATGGTCACTTAAAAGCTGATGATTTCTTTGGAACTGAAAAATTCCCAACTTCAAAATTAGTTTTCAAAACTATCGGAGCTAAAGCAACTGACGTTTATACTGTAACTGCTGATTTAACTATCAAAGGAATCACTAAACCAGTAACTTTTGATATCACTGTAAAAGGAAACACTGCTACAACTGCTTTCAAAGTTGACAGAACTAAATATGATATTAAATACGGTTCAGGAAGTTTCTTCGAAGGTTTAGGAGACAAAACTATCAATGACGAATTTGAATTAACTGTAGCTTTAAAATTCTAA
- a CDS encoding MarR family transcriptional regulator, whose protein sequence is MTIEEVIKSTVKMDNAKKVILNIMYTQNVIQDHFNELIKPYDLSGEQYNVLRILRGQKGNPANMCVIQERMLAKTSNTTRLVDKLLLKDFVTRNVCPGNRRKIEVLITQKGLDVLKELDPKVDAHERVFAENISQEELELLNQLLEKYRTNK, encoded by the coding sequence ATGACAATTGAAGAGGTTATAAAAAGTACAGTTAAGATGGATAATGCGAAAAAAGTTATTCTAAATATCATGTACACGCAAAACGTGATTCAGGATCATTTCAACGAGTTGATAAAACCGTATGATTTATCTGGAGAACAATATAATGTGCTACGTATATTAAGAGGACAAAAAGGAAATCCCGCTAATATGTGTGTGATACAGGAACGTATGCTGGCAAAAACAAGTAACACAACCCGATTAGTAGACAAATTATTATTGAAGGATTTTGTGACTCGAAATGTTTGCCCTGGCAACCGACGAAAAATTGAAGTTCTAATCACTCAAAAAGGATTAGATGTTTTAAAAGAATTAGACCCAAAAGTAGATGCACATGAGCGTGTGTTTGCTGAGAATATAAGTCAGGAAGAATTAGAATTATTAAATCAGTTATTAGAAAAATACAGAACCAATAAATAA